One Bombus pyrosoma isolate SC7728 linkage group LG9, ASM1482585v1, whole genome shotgun sequence genomic window carries:
- the LOC122570532 gene encoding uncharacterized protein LOC122570532, translating into MEDEDGESKVMDMWSILGKQQLKDTSIGNSLKSSIDSIYTDVIEEEKQLLQYNSIATKDSPSKNNSTGPKIVFKGFKKRILAQAQETQTNTLKNVTQEQQSPHSNASKSSKEKRAEIKRGKITEYAQYLGLQPSSKNKCSKCQSSSSLCSTLKQISCTCNSTMTPMPSTSESSTVPHSPNFKITRKVYLCAACGTYFENWNLFLHMRDIHKRHICLFCLGMFGQAERLSHHLTKKHSVPEMAFTSVEDFYGAFKGSCYLVCCTCEKVFSETDNFYNHFCSPTSKQDVTASICTLCRQTGSHASTCSLAIETTKEVNSALPPTTQAGIISTNILDKDVNSENKTVPRKSMKNNRSKHMEDGTPNQQKVNIHAKKINNKVAVSQSNESQVFDETLSRDENSQNVVMHNVVKDTVSETIMEVSKCIEDNCEEKEETNEKEVCPNNSELNSTDSPSHNMPYDSVTETIMEVSRCTNNVEDIDDKIKKENVDVVDTLNTSDKSETNSTKLDTKTVNSTEETNIKIDDVNSVNQETEENVAKKKTDEIVLETDSQSQMSESSAHSPVSRSLFSPQHESHVSDLQPKEKAYDNDNKENFDVPNESQSSISFNTSEAPDRSLVIKICTNRNSQFSVATNSENIENNIVKMEEENNNAESSLTEEKECNMFEEDKDNSVSYQVNDEDSDSDSSKLAVVDSIPEETENMEESGEHKAVTGIKVEMDMSIENDENETEITDEKATNDIDTNEKWDEEMKDDSQSRMENIAQSQMQPSDGIILAGEDVPCIDLNVDGILDSIEIEDLLKRCIEAASPFCVYCNHARHIAVNGKQLGLHMLAEHKFQPQHPAIIIQAEQFITRVKKSLDELDSYFFNLDSYSSTNGTYNIPNVRTYECFHCRFHSAIHKELYLHNRKMHQKTILICIMCKSTFYSYSELLCHLCPGTYSPNINVRYRCCLCPMANLPSAFRLMVHLRKRHHACDVCLESTGNQQRLSNHVWKHKLHHLCYRCGIAYRNKPDITKHLFWKHGTESVLCKKCLQKKWPHIYHFCIPPTAFVCEECGSSFSRAVALKVHKRLHSGDHPYACSECSERFISRKLLDKHENAHKEPPPVSTNLMDTVSQQASINEEKSEKEKVGISDGNVSATELVKDIKEPVKKVVDVYDLPPLNLSSESDTDSEDEKPEIKEPENNEKVKSNEENAPSSADQPNFTSSEAVADSIVEVEQNEEEKEQGAQIMDGIWDNFKSYTASLEMKETANNFAIKEPEPETDVAFLRSIVLADHDYCVVWSDKEKDKDATSKVNEKEEINTSGDQDYLNKVEKSSVEGNEVQNTNEDDPNKKKAKSPKKKKQSGASTSSSDSSSDSDSSTCSCGTNCSCSSSSSGSSSSSSSSSDSDSSTSEGSPKKQSKRKKEKESTQEPETRYTELENKEISMETKNGSASVPIEPVCPPQLLLRESDLETEETETDEDFYDEHPQQLANKLLAEKRNQLMLLAAVAPASTESAMPLNNGITDRDTTVPSPDIPPTTEEDQPQQQQQPQKKKVKTKKRKKGEKTKQRNVAPTVESIKLNIPKAFYQKNPGYSASSPVLMQSNMALMSNVSTNDVHSMNASVESQAMVITGQNIGGSGSEAENKRSSKRKRVPKRFYGDSSDDEVEKQPTVKWKKVETTPSFTTVPSVKPLPPRLSIGGKNMAYRPIERQSESLGIATASATESEGPADSSSDSSDTEVEASQQVQMDLSESNPPVPERPVNLYCYCQCPYDEVSEMIACDAEDCRIEWFHFECVGIMVPPKGKWYCPDCRKKHGIVQNSEDYFD; encoded by the coding sequence ATGGAAGATGAAGATGGTGAAAGTAAAGTTATGGATATGTGGAGCATTTTgggaaaacaacaacttaaaGATACTTCTATTGGAAATTCGCTAAAGTCATCAATTGACAGTATATACACTGATgtgatagaagaagaaaaacaattattgCAGTATAATTCTATTGCAACCAAAGATTCTCCAAGCAAAAATAACAGTACTGGACCGAAAATTGTGTTTAAAGGTTTCAAGAAACGTATTTTGGCACAAGCTCAAGAAACACAAACGAatacattgaaaaatgtaacacAGGAACAGCAATCACCACATTCTAATGCATCCAAAAGTAGCAAGGAGAAAAGGGCAGAAATTAAACGGGGCAAAATAACAGAATATGCACAATATTTGGGTCTCCAGCCTTCGTCAAAGAATAAGTGTTCAAAGTGTCAATCGTCATCAAGTTTGTGCTCTacattgaaacaaatttcatgtACTTGCAATTCCACAATGACACCAATGCCCAGCACATCAGAATCATCTACAGTGCCACATTCTcctaattttaaaattacaagaaaagtTTATCTCTGTGCAGCATGTGGCacgtattttgaaaattggaacttatttttacatatgaGGGATATACATAAACGTCATATATGTTTGTTTTGTCTTGGAATGTTTGGTCAAGCTGAGAGATTGTCACATCATTTGACAAAGAAACATAGTGTTCCAGAAATGGCGTTTACATCTGTTGAAGATTTTTATGGTGCTTTCAAAGGATCGTGTTATCTAGTTTGTTGTACATGTGAGAAAGTTTTTTCAGAAAcggataatttttataatcatttctGTTCACCAACGTCTAAGCAAGATGTTACTGCTTCCATATGCACATTATGTAGACAAACAGGTTCACACGCAAGTACATGCAGTTTAGCCATTGAAACCACTAAAGAAGTAAATTCTGCTTTACCACCTACTACGCAAGCAGGAATAATATCGACTAATATACTTGATAAAGATGTAAATAGTGAAAATAAGACTGTTCCAaggaaatcgatgaaaaataataggtCTAAACATATGGAAGACGGTACACCCAATCaacaaaaagtaaatattcacgcaaaaaagattaataataaagttgcTGTATCTCAGTCAAACGAAAGCCAAGTATTTGATGAAACATTAAGCAGAGATGAAAATTCTCAGAACGTAGTAATGCACAATGTGGTTAAAGATACTGTTTCAGAGACAATAATGGAAGTTTCAAAGTGTATTGAAGATAACtgtgaagaaaaagaagaaacaaatgaaaaagaggTTTGTCCAAATAATTCGGAATTAAATTCAACCGATTCACCCAGCCATAATATGCCATATGATAGTGTAACGGAAACTATTATGGAGGTATCGCGATGTACAAATAACGTAGAAGATATTGATgacaaaattaagaaagaaaatgtagaTGTAGTCGATACGTTGAATACATCTGATAAATCAGAAACGAATTCTACTAAACTCGATACGAAAACTGTAAATTCGACCGAAGAAACTAATATTAAGATAGACGATGTTAATTCTGTAAAtcaagaaacagaagaaaatgtagccaaaaagaaaacagatgAAATTGTATTGGAAACAGACTCTCAGTCTCAAATGTCTGAAAGTTCTGCACATAGTCCAGTTAGTCGATCATTATTTAGCCCGCAACACGAATCGCATGTATCCGACCTTCAACCCAAAGAAAAAGCTTATGACAAtgataacaaagaaaattttgacGTACCTAATGAATCTCAATCTTCGATATCGTTTAATACCAGTGAAGCTCCTGATAGAAGTTTAGTTATAAAGATATGTACCAATAGAAATTCTCAGTTTTCTGTTGCGACCAATagcgaaaatatagaaaataatattgttaagatggaagaagaaaacaacaatGCAGAAAGTTCACTGACAGAGGAGAAAGAATGCAACATGTTTGAAGAGGACAAAGACAACAGTGTTAGTTATCAAGTGAATGACGAAGACAGCGATTCCGATAGTTCGAAATTAGCGGTAGTAGATAGTATCCCCGAGGAGACAGAGAATATGGAAGAATCTGGCGAACATAAAGCGGTAACGGGAATTAAAGTTGAAATGGACATGAGTAtcgaaaacgatgaaaatgagACTGAAATTACCGATGAAAAAGCAACAAATGATATagatacaaatgaaaaatgggatgaagaaatgaaagacGATAGTCAAAGTCGGATGGAGAATATAGCACAGTCTCAAATGCAGCCAAGCGATGGAATAATATTGGCTGGAGAAGATGTTCCTTGCATCGATCTTAACGTTGATGGTATTTTAGACAGTATAGAGATAGAAGATTTATTGAAACGTTGTATAGAAGCAGCAAGTCCTTTCTGCGTTTACTGTAATCATGCACGTCATATAGCAGTGAATGGTAAACAACTAGGACTGCACATGCTTGCGGAACATAAATTTCAACCTCAACATCCTGCCATAATTATTCAAGCAGAACAATTTATTACTAGAGTGAAAAAGTCTCTCGATGAATTAGATTCTTACTTCTTTAATTTAGATTCTTACAGTAGCACAAATGGTACATACAATATTCCAAACGTGAGGACGTACGAATGCTTTCATTGTAGATTTCACTCTGCCATACACAAGGAACTTTATCTGCATAACCGAAAGATGCATCAAAAGACAATCTTGATCTGTATAATGTGTAAATCCACTTTTTATAGTTATAGCGAACTACTTTGTCACTTATGTCCTGGAACTTACTCTCCAAATATCAACGTCAGATACAGATGTTGTCTGTGCCCCATGGCAAATCTTCCATCTGCATTTAGATTAATGGTACATTTGCGCAAAAGGCATCATGCATGCGACGTTTGTTTGGAATCTACCGGAAATCAACAGCGTCTTTCGAATCACGTTTGGAAACATAAGCTTCATCATCTATGTTATAGATGTGGTATTGCATACAGAAACAAACCAGACATTACCAAACATTTATTTTGGAAGCATGGAACAGAAAGCGTACTGTGTAAAAAGTGTTTACAGAAAAAGTGGCCGCATATTTATCACTTTTGTATACCACCCACGGCTTTCGTTTGCGAAGAATGTGGTTCTAGTTTTTCACGAGCCGTCGctttaaaagtacataaaagGTTACATTCCGGAGATCATCCGTATGCTTGTAGCGAGTGCTCCGAGCGTTTCATTTCTCGAAAACTGTTAGACAAGCATGAAAACGCCCATAAAGAACCACCACCAGTTAGCACAAATTTGATGGACACGGTGAGTCAACAAGCATCGATCAACGAGGAAAAatcagagaaagaaaaagtaggCATAAGCGATGGTAATGTATCTGCAACCGAGTTGGTGAAAGATATCAAAGAACCTGTAAAAAAGGTCGTTGACGTTTACGACTTACCACCTTTGAATTTGTCTTCGGAAAGTGATACAGATTCTGAGGATGAGAAACCAGAGATCAAGGAACCGGAGAACAACGAAAAAGTTAaatcaaacgaagaaaatgcaCCATCTTCCGCGGATCAACCAAATTTCACTTCCTCCGAGGCTGTTGCAGACAGTATAGTAGAGGTTGAACagaacgaggaagagaaagaacaagGAGCACAAATTATGGATGGTATCTGGGATAATTTTAAGAGCTATACAGCTAGtttagaaatgaaagagaCGGCTAATAATTTTGCGATCAAAGAACCAGAGCCAGAAACCGACGTAGCATTCTTAAGAAGTATAGTATTGGCTGATCAtgattattgcgttgtatggTCAGACAAAGAAAAGGACAAAGATGCAACGTCCAAGGTgaacgagaaagaggagaTAAACACAAGCGGGGACCAAGATTACTTAAACAAGGTGGAGAAGAGTTCCGTGGAGGGTAACGAAGTTCAAAACACCAACGAGGATGACCCGAATAAGAAAAAAGCGAAAAGtccgaagaaaaagaagcaaagtgGTGCAAGTACATCATCGAGTGATTCGTCTAGCGACAGTGATTCAAGTACTTGTTCCTGTGGGACAAATTGTAGCTGTAGCAGTTCGTCATCCGGTAGTTCTTCTAGTTCTAGTAGTAGTTCAGATTCGGATAGCTCCACTTCGGAAGGTTCTCCAAAGAAACAAtctaaacgaaagaaagagaaagaaagtacACAGGAGCCGGAGACTAGATATACCGAATTGGAGAACAAAGAGATTTCTATGGAAACGAAGAATGGATCTGCATCGGTTCCGATAGAACCAGTTTGTCCACCACAGCTGTTACTGAGAGAGTCCGATCTAGAAACCGAGGAAACAGAAACGGACGAAGACTTTTACGACGAGCATCCTCAACAGCTTGCGAACAAATTGCTCGCGGAGAAACGAAATCAATTGATGCTTTTAGCCGCGGTTGCCCCTGCGTCCACGGAGTCAGCGATGCCATTGAATAACGGAATAACAGATAGGGACACGACGGTCCCTTCTCCAGATATTCCTCCCACCACGGAGGAAGATCAAccgcagcaacagcagcagccgcagaagaagaaagtgaaaacgaagaaacgaaagaaaggagagaagacGAAACAGCGTAACGTGGCGCCAACCGTCGAGTCCATTAAACTAAACATTCCTAAAGCGTTTTACCAAAAGAACCCGGGTTATTCCGCTTCGTCGCCAGTGTTGATGCAATCGAACATGGCGTTGATGTCGAACGTGTCTACGAATGATGTGCATTCGATGAACGCGAGTGTCGAATCCCAAGCGATGGTTATAACAGGTCAAAATATCGGTGGCAGTGGTTCCGAGGCAGAGAACAAACGGTCATCGAAACGAAAACGGGTACCGAAACGATTTTATGGTGATTCCAGTGACGACGAGGTGGAGAAACAGCCGACGGTGAAGTGGAAGAAGGTAGAGACGACGCCTTCTTTCACTACAGTGCCAAGCGTAAAGCCATTGCCACCGAGATTGTCTATTGGCGGTAAGAATATGGCGTATAGACCGATCGAGAGACAATCGGAGAGTCTAGGAATCGCTACAGCCTCTGCGACCGAATCGGAGGGCCCTGCGGATAGTAGCAGTGATTCCAGCGATACCGAGGTAGAAGCCAGCCAACAGGTGCAGATGGATCTGTCGGAGAGTAACCCTCCAGTCCCGGAACGACCAGTTAATTTATATTGCTATTGTCAGTGTCCATACGATGAAGTGTCGGAAATGATAGCTTGCGATGCCGAGGATTGTCGCATCGAATGGTTTCACTTCGAGTGTGTTGGCATTATGGTACCGCCGAAAGGCAAGTGGTATTGTCCAGACTGTCGTAAAAAGCACGGTATTGTGCAAAACAGCGAGGACTACTTCGACTGA